In Kangiella profundi, one DNA window encodes the following:
- the pdxJ gene encoding pyridoxine 5'-phosphate synthase, with protein sequence MKNPILLGVNIDHIATVRNARGTDYPDPVQAAFVAEQHGADGITVHLREDRRHITDRDVEILARTIQTRMNLEMAVTDEMLSIAERVKPHYVCLVPEKREELTTEGGLDVKGQENKIKDACYRMAEAGIQVSLFIDADEEQINAAARTGAPLIEIHTGAYADAKSPEQQEIELVKVKHGVEHAVSEGLQVNAGHGLQYHNVQPIAAIPEIVELNIGHAIIGRALFSGLDKAVADMKKLMVEARQWPFNS encoded by the coding sequence CAGAGGTACTGATTATCCTGATCCAGTACAGGCGGCTTTCGTAGCAGAACAACACGGTGCAGATGGGATTACCGTTCACTTACGAGAAGATAGAAGACATATAACTGATCGTGATGTGGAAATATTGGCTCGTACCATTCAAACACGCATGAATCTAGAAATGGCGGTAACTGATGAAATGCTATCGATTGCCGAGCGTGTCAAACCTCATTATGTGTGCCTAGTACCTGAAAAGCGCGAAGAGTTAACGACAGAAGGCGGTTTGGATGTAAAAGGTCAGGAAAACAAAATTAAAGATGCCTGTTACCGCATGGCTGAAGCTGGGATACAGGTTTCGTTGTTTATAGATGCTGATGAAGAACAGATTAACGCTGCAGCAAGAACCGGGGCTCCTCTAATTGAAATTCATACTGGCGCCTATGCCGACGCTAAAAGCCCCGAGCAACAGGAAATTGAATTAGTGAAAGTTAAGCATGGAGTTGAGCATGCTGTCTCTGAAGGATTACAGGTTAATGCCGGCCACGGTCTTCAATATCATAATGTCCAGCCGATTGCTGCAATACCTGAAATTGTTGAGCTGAATATTGGACATGCCATTATCGGACGGGCTCTATTCAGCGGTCTGGACAAAGCGGTCGCCGACATGAAAAAACTGATGGTAGAAGCTCGTCAGTGGCCTTTTAATTCCTGA
- the acpS gene encoding holo-ACP synthase encodes MMIYGVGTDIVDIQRIERSLERHGDKFAERTLAPQELDIYYQIKNKVNYLAKRFAAKEAISKALGTGMRHGIDFVQLVITNDEIGKPQVRLEGKAKDWAQQQSITTIHLSISDEKKHAVAFAVAETD; translated from the coding sequence TTGATGATTTACGGAGTGGGAACCGACATTGTCGACATTCAAAGAATCGAGCGCTCCCTGGAACGGCATGGCGATAAATTTGCTGAAAGAACGCTCGCTCCTCAAGAACTGGATATTTACTACCAGATTAAAAATAAAGTGAATTATCTGGCCAAGCGTTTCGCAGCAAAGGAAGCTATTAGTAAGGCGCTTGGCACAGGAATGAGGCATGGCATTGACTTCGTCCAACTGGTTATAACTAATGATGAAATCGGTAAGCCTCAGGTTAGACTTGAGGGAAAGGCCAAGGATTGGGCACAGCAGCAAAGTATCACCACAATTCACCTCTCAATCTCAGACGAAAAAAAACATGCGGTAGCTTTTGCTGTTGCAGAAACCGATTAG
- a CDS encoding porin family protein yields the protein MKITMIAGAVVASLTMATAVSAKEGAYYGVGVTQQSIDDTGSGVDVMTLDGRFGAYFNENFSGEVRLGVGITDDDYFGADVEMKHYYGAYLRAGVPVTDGFYPYAIAGYTKSKIEVSDFGVTASDSESDFSYGLGADFSVSKNVDITLEFMRYLDKDGVEIDGIGLGFKARL from the coding sequence ATGAAAATAACAATGATAGCTGGTGCAGTAGTCGCATCTTTAACAATGGCTACAGCAGTTTCTGCAAAAGAGGGTGCTTACTATGGCGTGGGCGTTACTCAACAGAGTATCGATGATACGGGCTCTGGTGTGGATGTCATGACATTAGACGGGCGTTTTGGAGCCTATTTTAATGAGAACTTCTCCGGTGAAGTACGTTTAGGTGTCGGTATTACTGACGATGACTACTTCGGCGCTGATGTTGAAATGAAGCATTATTATGGCGCTTACCTGAGAGCAGGTGTTCCTGTAACTGATGGCTTTTATCCTTATGCTATTGCCGGTTACACTAAATCAAAAATAGAAGTCTCCGATTTTGGCGTTACAGCCAGTGACTCAGAGTCAGATTTTTCATATGGCTTGGGAGCTGACTTCTCCGTTTCTAAAAACGTAGATATCACTCTGGAGTTTATGAGATATCTTGATAAAGATGGTGTTGAAATCGATGGTATTGGATTAGGATTTAAAGCTAGACTCTAA
- a CDS encoding SDR family oxidoreductase produces MPSLKDRVIIITGASRGIGRAMAIRFAQEGATIVIAAKSDQPHPKLPGTIHTVAKEVEAAGGKAIPVQLDVRKELAIKKLCDQLGEQFGRIDAVINNAGAISLTNVESTSPKRYDLMQQINSRAVYCFAHYALPYLKKSDNPHILSLSPPVNLDVKWLKDYSPYSLSKYGMSILSRGIAEEFKPYGIAVNTLWPETYIATAAIEFAVGSKETLNYARKPEIMADAAYVVLTHPSTNYTGLWLIDEQVLKAAKVTDFSQYAYNTDYEDRIKQDLFLD; encoded by the coding sequence ATGCCTAGCCTAAAAGACAGAGTCATCATTATAACAGGAGCGAGTCGTGGCATTGGCCGTGCTATGGCTATTCGTTTTGCTCAGGAAGGAGCCACTATTGTCATCGCAGCAAAATCCGATCAACCTCACCCTAAACTTCCCGGCACAATCCACACGGTTGCCAAAGAAGTTGAAGCAGCTGGCGGAAAGGCCATTCCAGTACAGTTGGATGTCAGAAAAGAACTTGCGATAAAGAAACTTTGTGATCAACTCGGTGAGCAGTTTGGACGCATTGATGCTGTAATTAACAACGCAGGGGCCATTAGTTTAACTAATGTTGAAAGCACATCTCCAAAACGTTACGACTTGATGCAGCAAATCAATTCGCGTGCAGTTTATTGCTTCGCTCACTATGCCCTACCCTACCTAAAAAAATCAGATAATCCACATATTTTGAGTTTATCGCCACCGGTCAATCTTGATGTTAAGTGGCTTAAAGATTACAGCCCTTACAGCTTGTCAAAATACGGCATGAGCATACTAAGTCGCGGTATCGCTGAAGAGTTTAAACCCTATGGAATTGCAGTGAATACACTTTGGCCAGAAACCTATATCGCTACAGCTGCCATAGAGTTTGCTGTAGGTAGCAAAGAAACCCTGAACTATGCGCGTAAGCCCGAAATCATGGCTGATGCAGCCTATGTCGTTCTCACTCATCCAAGTACGAATTACACCGGTTTATGGCTGATTGATGAGCAGGTTTTAAAAGCCGCCAAGGTCACTGATTTTAGTCAGTATGCTTACAACACAGACTATGAAGATCGCATTAAGCAAGATCTATTTTTAGATTAG